From a region of the Triticum aestivum cultivar Chinese Spring chromosome 7D, IWGSC CS RefSeq v2.1, whole genome shotgun sequence genome:
- the LOC123164517 gene encoding uncharacterized protein has protein sequence MALAPVEFVGARDGGEALYCAIILWLSVMSWTIFTCGGGRRRKGRRGSRDTKVFIGADRLCDGTGPNCSGGYGLCGSCVD, from the coding sequence ATGGCTTTGGCGCCGGTGGAGTTCGTGGGCGCGAGGGACGGCGGGGAGGCGCTCTACTGCGCCATCATACTGTGGTTGTCCGTCATGTCGTGGACCATCTTCAcctgcggcggcgggaggaggaggaagggccgTCGGGGCAGCCGGGACACCAAGGTCTTCATCGGCGCTGACCGCCTCTGCGACGGCACCGGGCCCAACTGCAGCGGCGGCTACGGCCTCTGCGGCTCCTGCGTCGACTAG